The DNA region GGCAGGCTGGGGTGCTGACTCTCCCCTTAACTCCCCAGCTGAAGCAGGAGACCcagtctctgtgctgctgcctcctgctcgTCTCTGAGGACAACCACCAGCTCTTCTGCCAGGTAGGTGCCACTGGGCCAGCCCCCCAAGCCTGACCCCCACAGAGGACTACAGGACACCCCCTGGCATGGTGTCTTCCTTATGGGCACCCCCTCCTTCTCATTTTTTCCAGGTGGTGGGGGACCGTGTCCTGGATGAGGAGATCAGCTTTTCAGTGAGCAAGGGGAGGTGGTGAGGGGTTGGGAGGTCGGGGGGTGGGCAGTGGGTGCTGTGTGCTAACATGTTCCCTTTCCCCACAGCTCACCTTTGGGCGCCTGGGGCAGGTGGTGGAGGACAAGAAGCCCATCACGCTGAAGGACATCAGTGAAGTGGGTACCAGCTCTGTGCCTTCcacacctggggacacgggTGTCACTCCAGTGTCCTATGGGGCTTCCTGGAGTGGGCCAGGGGTTCCAGCTCCatcttccctctccctgcaggaggagcacaagcagctgagcagcatGCTGGGCTGCGAGGTCACCTCcatgctctgtgtccctgtcatTAGCCGGGCCACCTCCCAGGTGGTGGCACTGGCCTGCGCCTTCAACAAACTCAGTGGGGAGAGGTGAGCAGCGTTTTGGCTGGGActctctgtggggctgcaccCCCTCACTTTTGGGATGCTGGAGCATTGTCCCCATGGAGAAGGGGGGGGACCAATGGGGACGGACAACTGAGGTGTGCCCCCACCAGCTTCACAGACACGGATGAGCACAAGATCCAGCACTGCTTCTGCTACACCTCCACGGTGCTCACGAGCACCCTGGCCTTCCAGAAGGAGCAAAAGCTCAAGTGTGAGTGCCAGGTGAGcatgtgcagggctgtgccacgTGCATGTGTGCGTGCCCCATCTCGCACTGGTCACTAATGGCAttctctctgtcccctcaggccctgctgcaggtggccAAGAACCTCTTCACCCACCTGGGTAGGTGCACTGGAGAGCACCCATGGTGAGGGTGCTGGAATGGGGAACGGATGATCacttcccagccctggagggtgGTAGCAATggggtctctgtccccagccagggAAAACCTTGTCCCCTTGTTGGGGAATGGTAACAGAAGAGTATGAGCTGGCACAGAACCTGGCACGCACTGATGCTGCATGGCTGCATGCATGCACATAGCATGACCACAGAGCTCCTAGAAACACACGTACACAtgtgcagctgcactgctgcacaCATGTGCTGCTCATACAGGCACATTCCCCACActgcccctgtccctctgagccccccagaCTTCCTGCTGGGACCCTGAGCTAAACCCTCCCCCTGCTTTCACTGCATGAGTGGGGAAGAGGgggcagcgctgcctggctggggTCCCTGACCCTTCACTGCTACCCCTGCAGATGATgtctctgtcctgctgcaggagatcATTACGGAGGCCCGGAACCTCAGCAATGCTGAGATGtgagtggtggtggtggggcaCGTgggtgaggggacacaggggacaccgAGCTCCCCAGTGGGTGAGAATGGCAGCGGGGTGTCTTGCAGATGCTCTGTGTTCCTGCTGGACCGGCTCAGTCACGAGCTGGTGGCCAAGGTGTTCGATGGTGGAGTGGTGGATGACGAGGTGAGCACAGCATGGAGCTTGGGGGCCTGGGGTTGTGTCCCTCCCCACAGGCCTTTCTGGTGatccccttcccctgcccacaGAGCTACGAGATCCGCATCCCAGCAGACCAGGGCATCGCTGGGCACGTGGCCACCACTGGCAAGATCCTGAACATCAAGGATGCCTACTCACACCCGCTCTTCTACCGCGGCGTGGATGACAGCACTGGCTTCCGCACCCGCAACATCCTCTGCTTCCCCATCAAGAATGAGAGCCAGGgtgaggcagggatgggggcacaCGGAACAGGGGGGCATAGGTTTGGCCCAGCAGATGTCTTGGCACATGGTGGTTTGGTCACCCATCATGTGGACATGACACTGTCCCCAGCATGCAGCACGGCCACAGcatcatccccagcctgtgggCATGAATCCTGTTCAAGCACAGGGGCACAATCCTGgctcagctctgtccccagcatgtGAACCCCCTTCGTCCCTAGCATGTGAACACctttctgtccccagcccatgGGCTCCATTCTGCCCCCAGCCCGTACACAgagcactgccccagcacatGGGCATGACCCTGTCCCAATCCCATGGTCACAGTCCTGTCCCCAGCATCAGGGCAGCATTCTGTCCCATGAGTGTGGGCATGGTCCTGTCCTGACCCTTGGGCTCAGTGCTGTCTCCTGGTACAAGGGCACAGTTCCTGGGTGTGGCTGTCCCCCTGCAGACAAACACAGCACTGACCCCAGCACATGGAGATGACCTTGTCCTAGTCCGTGGGCTCAGCGTGGTCCCTGGACATGATCCTGTCCCCCTACAGACACTCAGCACTGTCCCCCAGCCCATGGCCATGATTCtgtcccagcccatgggcaCAGCACTGTCCTTGATCACATGGGCATGATCATGTACCCTGCATGTGGGCACGATCCTGTCCACCAACACATGAGCACAGTACTGTCCCTGGGCAtgagcctgtcccagcccctgggcaCCACACTGTCCCCAGAATGTGGGTGTCATGCTGTCCCCAGAATGTGGATGCcatgctgtccccagcccacaggcacagcactgtCCCTGCTAGTTGGGCACAACCCTGCCCTAAGCCCACAGACACGGTGCTGTCCCCAGCATACAGGCATGACCCTGTTCCCAGCACAAGGGCCTGATACCCCTGCTGTTCCCCCTCTGCTCCAGAGGTCATTGGGGTGGCAGAGCTGGTCAACAAGATCAATGGCCCTTGGTTCAGCAAGTTCGATGAGGACCTGGCCACTGCCTTCTCCATCTACTGCGGCATCAGCATCGCCCATGTATGTGCTGGGGGTCCTCCACTTGGAGGGGGTCACACACAGTGtgggctcccagctctgccacagcacagAGTGATGGATGGGGGGATGTGTGTTTGTGGTCCCCATTCCTTGGGGACAAGTGGTGGTGGCgctgggatgggaagggaattCACGGGCACAAAGATGTGCTGTGGTGCCAGGGTGGGCTGGTGGGTGCTGGAGGTGTCTGCCCACCCCCAGCACTCCCATCCCTGATCCTGCCCCACAGTCCCTGCTGTACAAGAAGGTGAATGAGGCACAGTACCGAAGCCACCTGGCCAACGAGATGATGATGTACCACATGAAGGTGAGGTACCatgaggacagggacagggattgggATCCCCACTGCCATCATGGTGCCCCCACCCTTTATCTCAAGGTGGTCACACAGCTGGGTGGTGGTGATACCCCAgggctctctgctctccctgtggtTCATGTGGCCTTtgggacacctggtgacatctGACCACAGAGTGGGTGACTGCCTATGGCTCCTGCAGGTGTCTGATGATGAGTACACCAAACTGCTGAGCGAGGGCATCCAGCCTGTGTCCACCATTGACCCCAACTTTGCCAGCTTCACCTACACACCACGCTCACTGCCTGAGGATGACACCTCCATGGTGAGGACCATGGGGACAACTCTCAACTGCCACCATCCCTTGCCTGGCCTCAGCCAGGTCATATATCCCAACCTGGGGTGCTGGGGTGAAGGGTTGTGGTTGCAGCCCTGAGCATCTTCCTGttgagcaggggcagggatggctcgTGGGGGACCTTGCTGGGCATTGTCATTCCTTGCCACTCCCTCTATCCCTCCTGCCAGGCCATCCTGAGTATGCTGCAAGACATGAATTTCATCAACACCTACAAGATGGACCGTCAGACGCTCACCAGGTGAGTCCTTATCCCTGTCCACCTTCCCTGTCTCCATCCTcatttccatccccatccaCCTACTTCATCCCCTCCATctccttccctgtccccatccacATCCTCATCCCTGTCCACCTTCTCTGTCCCCTGTCTGTATCCTCATCCCTATCCCTATGCCCATCCCCATGCAGAAAACTGTCTaccttccctgtccccatccccctCCCATCACTCTTCCCCAACccttccccatcctcatccccatcctgaTCCCTATGCCCgtgcctgtgcctgcctggtgggcacctggcaagGTGGAGGTCCCTGTGGGGTGAGACCCACCCTGCATGGCTCTGCCCCTGTCCAGGTTCTGCCTGATGGTAAAGAAGGGGTACCGTGACCCTCCCTACCACAACTGGATGCACGCCTTCTCCGTCTCCCACTTCTGCTACCTGCTCTACAAGAACCTGGAGCTCGTTAACTACCTGGAGTAAGGCCAGGTGCTATCCCTGACCCTGTTCTCCAacccctggccaggctgggttgctccctgctctcctgcctgcctcagtttccctcctccccctccccagagACATCGAGATCTTTGCCCTCTTCATCTCCTGCATGTGCCACGACCTGGACCACAGAGGAACAAATAACTCCTTCCAGGTGGCCTCGGTGAGCcgagcccagagctgggatgggcGAGGGGGGAGGAGAGGTATGGGGAGAACTGTGGGGGTCTTCACCCCCATAGTTCCATCAttctggctgctctgccttgcaGAAATCAGTCCTGGCTGCGCTCTACAGTTCAGAGGGCTCTGTCATGGAGGTGAGATCCCCCACATCTCTCATTGCCCATCTCTCCTGGGTTCTGGCTGCGTGGCAGCATCCttgcctgctccctgcctgctttCACCGTCCTGCCTTCTCCCACAGAGGCATCACTTTGCCCAAGCCATTGCTATCCTCAACAGCCAAGGCTGCAACATCTTTGACCACTTCTCCAGAAAGGTGAGTCCCCCACCCAAACACCTCTCTcctgccaccccctgcccaTGCTGAGCCCCTGCGTCCTCTCCAGACCTCccgctccccatccctggatcccgGGGGGtgtgggagctggcaggggcacAGACCTGGTCACAGCAGCTGCCTTGCCCTCAGGACTATCAGCGCATGCTGGACTTGATGCGGGACATCATCCTGGCTACCGACCTGGCCCACCACCTCCGCATCTTCAAGGATCTCCAGAAAATGGCAGAAGGTGAAGATCCTCAATGGagattgggattgggatttgaGGGGTGGTAAGAACTCATCCCACCAAAGCTGGGAGGTTCTTATGTCAGGGGTGATAATGGCTGGGACATGACACAGAAGGTTCTGGCTGTCCCTTAAATGCTCACAATGTGGCATGAGGGGGGCTATGGAGCTCTGTCCTGAGCCCCCCATCCCAAGCCCTGCCCCACACTGTGCCCACAGTGGGATATGACTCCAAGAACAAGCAGCACCGcagcctgctgctctgcctgctcatgACCTCCTGTGACCTGTCTGACCAGACCAAGGGCTGGAAGACCACCAGGAAGATTGCAGTGAGTGCCACACCACCGAGCTAAACCCCTGAATGCCACCTCAGAACCCACCTAGGCCACCTGCATGTCCCCAGGCACACACCTGCCCCTTGTGGAGTGGGTTCCTCCATGCAGGACCCTGGACCATGCAGAACCCAGTTTCTCCAAGCCAGACCATATCCCTGCTTGGTTCAGAGCTGTAGGGAGGGGTGTGGAGGGCAGTGGGGATGGGGGATCATCCCAGGCTGCACCCTCTGTGCTGACACCTGTCTCTTGCAGGAGCTGATCTACAAGGAGTTCTTCTCCCAGGGTGACCTGGTAGGTACCAGCTGGCAGGGTTGGGCTTGGCCAATGCTCCTAGACAGCACCAATGGGATGGGGGGGTGGGCAGTGGGCAGAGAGGTCTTGCCTGGGAGTGGGGGGAAAGCACCACTGGCACTGACCCTCCTCACCACCCATGCAGGAGAAAGCCATGGGGAACAGCCCGCTGGAGATGATGGACCGGGAGAAAGCCTACATCCCCGAGCTGCAGATCAGTTTCATGGAGCACATTGCCATGCCCATCTACAAGTGAGccccagtgctggagctgggatggggaggaccCCCTGCCACCCCCACCTCCCTCAGGGTGGGATcgggggctgtgtgtgccaggtCTGGCAGATGCTGGGGAGCGttccaggctgtggggatgggggTTGCAGTCAGCCAAGGGGGTTACACTGAAGTAAGGGGTGCAGCCCTGTGCTGATGGAATGCATCCCCCACTCCCCAGATTGCTGCAGGATCTCTTCcccaaggcagcagagctctACGAGCGGGTGGCCAGCAACCGGGAGCAGTGGACCAAGGTCTCCCACAAATTCACCATCCGGGGGTTGCCCAGTAACAACTCCCTGGACTTTCTGGATGAGGAATATGACCCACAGGTCCCTGACCCCCAGCTCAATGGCTGCCTGGAACCTGAGGTGGGGCAGCCCGCTGAGGCTGGGGCCGAGTGAAGAAGGCGACGGGGGGGCCACAgccatggctgggctgggagcatccCCAAGCCTCATCCCCAGCTCATGGGGAGGAGGTTTGGGGGGATATCAGTGAATCTGGACTACCACAGCAAGGgctgtgtgctgccagcagctgccactggTCCTTCCCCACCACTGAGTGACTATCTCCTCCCTCCAGGGTGGGTGTTCAGGTGTCCCGTCCACCCAGGAGTCCATGGGACACTTGCCTTGGTGGCTGGGAGCACCAAGGGACAcggtggggctgggggatggATGTGCTTTAAGCTGCCTTAAGACTGCAGGTCATGTCCCCATGGGGTGACAATAAGAACGATGTCCTTGGTGGAAGCACCCATGGAGGGCTCGGTCACCATGACATGGGTGTGCATGGGtcagcaggacagaggggatGGAGTGGGGCAGGGTGGTGAGGGGCAGTGGGACAACTCTGGGGTGGCTGTAGAGCATATGGGGGGTGTTACGGAGATCTATGGGGACCATAGATCAGGTCCATGGAAGAAGGTTGGCTCCagctggaggagggaaggggcacCAGAGTGGGATGGCCACGGCCATGGGGATGTGCCTGCATCCCCTGCTGGGATCCACACTGGAGAAccagctgcagcctctccctAGCAGCTGCTGAGCATCCTTTGGCTGAAAGCCCCACCCCCCCAGGACCCCTGAACCCACTCACCCATGGAAGGGCTCATATCTCACACAGCCCAGTCCCATGCAACCACACAACCACATCCCCTACAAGGGCTACACACCTGCCAAGGCTGGGGGTCCTGCTGCTGGTTTGCATGCACAGGGGAGGGAGGCTGTGCTCCACAGGGGGTCCATCTGGTCCCACACATCATCTTCACCTTCTGGTCCCACACATGTCCTTGCCATAGGCAGAGGAACATGGGTGTTCCTCTGAGGTGTCCACCCGGAGCCTCCTCACTGCAAGCAGCTTCTCTGCTTGGTGACCATGTTGTGAGTAACCCTAGCTCACAGTGGCTTCACAACTCCTGCCATACCAACCTCTGTGCACGGATCCTGACAACATTTGGGATCCTTCTGGTCTTGCAGACCACTGGACATGACCCCCAGTGGTCTCCTGTGGTCCATCTGGTCCTGCAGACCACCATGCATTGACCCTGCTATTTTCCTGTGGTCCCTCCAGTCCTACGTGGCACCATGCATGGATGCTGTTGATCAGCCATGGTTGATCTGGTCATGCATGGACCCTGGTGTTTTCCCATGACTCTCTCCTTGTCCTGACTGCCATGCATGCACCCCACCAATCTCCTGTGGTTTTTCTGGTCCTACAgaccactgtgcatggaccctgctgccctcctgtgGTCTCCCCAGTCCCACAACCCAACCCATATGGaccctccccatcccaggggctctgccagcccccaggGTCCGACCAGCTGTATGTGATCCTGGGCTCCATCACCCCAGCCAAGGCCACCTGAAACACCCCTGAGCAGGGGaactgctggggcagagctgaagagggggctggggctgagtggGTGTGCTCAGCATCGGGGGATTAGGGTGCACTGAGCCCTCAGGCTGCATCATCCAGCTTGCGGGGGCTGGATGAGTCCACCACCACACCAGGGAAAGGCgatgggagcagcagggtaAAATTCCAGGACTGCTGGCATTGGTGTTGGTTCTTTAGGGATCAAGAGTGCACGTGGGGCCCTTTGCCACCCCATGCCCACTGCTCTGCGGTAACCCATGGCACCATCCCCAGTGGTGCCACAGTGGGTCCCTCCTGGATTTGGGCTGCACGGTGGCTGCTTCTCTCCTTGGCTTGTCTGTGAGCAATGACTTGCCGGTGTTCTCGGGATACCTGGAGCGTGTCTGCAGGAGCAATGGGAGACCTCAACGCTGAGCTGCTCCACGTGGCTGAAGTGGCCTGAATTCCTTTTGCCTTACCTACTCGGAGATGCCTTTAGTGAGATGCTTTGCCTGAAGCCTGGTGGGACCCACCTGCTGACTGAGTCTTTCTGCTGGCCCATGGTTTTGCCTCCAAGACCCCCTTAAGCCCTCCCCCTTCCCCACACTGCCACAGGGGGTGGGGATGGTCCCAGAAGGCAGCGAACCCCCAAGCTGCAAGAGGAGGacagcagccccatccctgttGTGTCattggcacagccctggcacaaaGGTGCCAGTAGGTACAACTGTTCAAAGACAGCCCCTGCATCCCAGTGCCGCCCAGGGATGCCTGACAATGCACACATCTCCCCATCCAACAGATGTGGGGGTGTCCTGCACTTGGGTTCTGCATCCCAGGTACCACACCGTGGtgggggcacacagggatgcccttttcccagctgtatcccacttttccagcccctgctgctggtgTGTGTAGGTAGTCAaagctttcccagctcctgcccctgtaTATACCCCTCTGGATAGTGAGGAGTGCAGctcacagccagcccagctcacccAGGAGTGTGCACAGGCGTGTGTGGGTGTGCAAACCTCCTCCAGCTTCTCTGTCCTGTCTTGCGGCACTGGTTGTTCTGGACTCCAATGGAGCCTAAGGAGGAGatggcttctctttcttcctctcctcctccttttcttattctccttcttttcttcctcctccttctcctcttcctcctccccccacctactgtttctcctcctcctgctccttctttattattatttctctttttttggtgggttttggttttcctAAATAAATTTCATATGTCAACCTTCCCGTGACAGGTTGGTGGGTGGCCTTGTTGGAGTCCGGGGAGCTCCAATTGAAACTTATGAACACCAAAATCACTCTCAGGGGGAGAATCCAGCTTGGGCAGTGTAGCTCTGACTCCCCAGgaggctccagcccctccttggATGTTCCACTCTCATGGAATGCTCCAATGCtgggccccatccagcctggcagcagggggagctgggcctggggcAGGATCCAGCTTGGGCTGGGACTGCAGGGGGATCCTAGGCTGGAATGCAGGATCAGGCCTGTGTTGGGACCCCTctgagcctgggcagggactggggcagaatccagctgctcctctggtTCCTGCAGCCATCCTTGCACAGCCCCAGAGGGGATCCCCTAGCCTGCCCATCATCCATCAGGACTGCAGCTTTCATTCCCGCCATCCGGCTAAGGAGCAATTTATCATCCAAAATCAATGCAGCACTTTCATCCCAGCCCAATCTGACAGCTTTTGGGCATTTTATACCCAGAGGAAA from Melospiza georgiana isolate bMelGeo1 chromosome 2, bMelGeo1.pri, whole genome shotgun sequence includes:
- the PDE2A gene encoding cGMP-dependent 3',5'-cyclic phosphodiesterase, with protein sequence MGQGCGHSILCRSQPYQAAASDIRGFLRAGDAAPGPEALQDALLSLGAALDATALRDALRHALVTLLPAVEHVYIYLLDGDTRLLCDDPPHELPPNGKLRDAVQKQKRLECGGLLPAELPGRHLGPLAAPLAAGTQVLIIPLVDKNSGAVVCVILVHCGQLSDSDEQNLRALERHALVAVRRLQALQKLQPWPQVSLSTSSSQTSLAKAEKAPDSSYSDLDCKILQLCGELYDLDAASLQLKVINYLKQETQSLCCCLLLVSEDNHQLFCQVVGDRVLDEEISFSLTFGRLGQVVEDKKPITLKDISEEEHKQLSSMLGCEVTSMLCVPVISRATSQVVALACAFNKLSGESFTDTDEHKIQHCFCYTSTVLTSTLAFQKEQKLKCECQALLQVAKNLFTHLDDVSVLLQEIITEARNLSNAEICSVFLLDRLSHELVAKVFDGGVVDDESYEIRIPADQGIAGHVATTGKILNIKDAYSHPLFYRGVDDSTGFRTRNILCFPIKNESQEVIGVAELVNKINGPWFSKFDEDLATAFSIYCGISIAHSLLYKKVNEAQYRSHLANEMMMYHMKVSDDEYTKLLSEGIQPVSTIDPNFASFTYTPRSLPEDDTSMAILSMLQDMNFINTYKMDRQTLTRFCLMVKKGYRDPPYHNWMHAFSVSHFCYLLYKNLELVNYLEDIEIFALFISCMCHDLDHRGTNNSFQVASKSVLAALYSSEGSVMERHHFAQAIAILNSQGCNIFDHFSRKDYQRMLDLMRDIILATDLAHHLRIFKDLQKMAEVGYDSKNKQHRSLLLCLLMTSCDLSDQTKGWKTTRKIAELIYKEFFSQGDLEKAMGNSPLEMMDREKAYIPELQISFMEHIAMPIYKLLQDLFPKAAELYERVASNREQWTKVSHKFTIRGLPSNNSLDFLDEEYDPQVPDPQLNGCLEPEVGQPAEAGAE